A portion of the Oreochromis niloticus isolate F11D_XX linkage group LG10, O_niloticus_UMD_NMBU, whole genome shotgun sequence genome contains these proteins:
- the LOC100707951 gene encoding glucose-6-phosphate exchanger SLC37A4, producing MGATGYGYYRLVIFICMFIGYSLYFFNRKTFSFVMPSVMEEIELDKDDLGLITSSQTMAYAISKFISGVLSDKISARWLFSIGLFLVGGINVVFSWSSTVSMFSLLWFINGLGQGCGWPPCGKVLRKWYEPSQFGTWWSVLSCSMNLAGSLGPILVSVLLHYYDWRTILTMSGIFCAAFSFVCLVFVKNEPKDVGLPSMEAAAKKGAKGGNSESTLSEFLLSPFLWVLSLGYLVVFGVKTAATDWGQLFLMQEKGQTALMGSTYMSALEVGGFVGSLTSGFISDRAVARKGLGTYGNPRHGLLIVMMAGMYVSMYLFRVTITPEIPKEPPLWVQVIHPVSVLIGVSEKEIWILFLGAMFGFSSYGPVALFGVIASESAPSNFCGTSHAVVALMANVGAFMAGLPFSTIAKQHSWDMAFWVAEVIMGVTTIGFFLVRNMRTKMGRITEKVD from the exons ATGGGGGCTACAGGCTACGGCTACTATCGTTTAGTCATCTTCATCTGCATGTTCATCGGCTACTCGCTCTATTTCTTTAACAGAAAGACCTTCTCATTTGTCATGCCCTCTGTGATGGAGGAGATAGAACTGGACAAAGATGATCTGG GTCTGATCACCAGCAGCCAGACTATGGCATATGCCATCAGTAAGTTCATCAGCGGCGTGCTGTCAGATAAGATCAGCGCCCGCTGGCTTTTCTCCATCGGCCTCTTCCTGGTAGGGGGCATCAATGTGGTCTTCTCCTGGTCCTCTACTGTATCCATGTTCTCTCTGCTGTGGTTCATCAATGGCCTGGGACAAGGCTGTGGCTGGCCCCCATGTGGGAAAGTGCTCCGAAAG TGGTATGAGCCGTCCCAGTTTGGAACATGGTGGTCTGTGCTGTCCTGCAGCATGAACCTGGCTGGGAGTCTGGGTCCAATCTTGGTCTCAGTCCTGCTGCATTACTACGACTGGAGGACCATCCTGACCATGTCGGGCATTTTCTGTGCTGCCTTCTCATTTGTTTGTCTAGTGTTTGTAAAGAATGAGCCAAAGGATGTGGGCCTGCCCAGCATGGAGGCAGCGGCCAAGAAGGGAGCGAAAGGAG GAAACAGTGAAAGCACCCTGAGTGaattcctcctctctcctttccTGTGGGTGCTGTCTCTGGGTTACTTGGTGGTGTTTGGAGTGAAGACGGCTGCCACCGACTGGGGACAGCTGTTCCTCATGCAGGAGAAAGGCCAGACTGCTCTCATGG GGAGTACCTACATGAGTGCCTTGGAGGTCGGAGGCTTTGTGGGCAGCCTTACATCAGGCTTCATTTCAGACAGAGCTGTGGCTCGG AAAGGCTTGGGCACCTATGGCAACCCTCGCCATGGCCTGCTTATTGTCATGATGGCTGGCATGTATGTGTCCATGTACCTCTTCAGAGTGACCATCACACCTGAAATCCCAAAG GAGCCTCCACTTTGGGTCCAAGTCATTCATCCTGTATCTGTCCTCATTGGTGTGTCAGAGAAAGAG ATTTGGATCCTCTTCCTTggtgccatgtttggattttctTCTTATGGACCAGTCGCCCTGTTCGGGGTGATAGCCAGTGAAAGTGCTCCTTCAAACTTCTGTGGAACATCTCATGCTGTTGTAGCTCTAATGGCTAACG TGGGAGCTTTCATGGCAGGGCTGCCCTTCAGCACTATTGCCAAGCAGCACAGCTGGGACATGGCGTTCTGGGTAGCTGAGGTGATAATGGGCGTCACCACCATCGGATTCTTCCTTGTACGCAACATGCGCACCAAAATGGGACGGATCACAGAGAAAGTGGACTAA